Proteins encoded together in one Jaculus jaculus isolate mJacJac1 chromosome 7, mJacJac1.mat.Y.cur, whole genome shotgun sequence window:
- the Dio3 gene encoding thyroxine 5-deiodinase has protein sequence MPRQAASRLVVGEGEGSRGSSGPAATMLRSLLLHSLRLCAQTASCLVLFPRFLGTAFMLWLLDFLCIRKHFLRRRHRGQPEPEVELNSEGEEVPPDDPPICVSDDNRLCTLASLKAVWHGQKLDFFKQAHEGGPAPNSEVVLPDGFQSQRILDYAQGSRPLVLNFGSCTUPPFMARMSAFQRLVTKYQRDVDFLIIYIEEAHPSDGWVTTDSPYIIPQHRSLEDRVSAARVLQQGAPDCALVLDTMANSSSSAYGAYFERLYVIQSGTIMYQGGRGPDGYQVSELRTWLERYDEELHGARPRRL, from the coding sequence ATGCCTCGCCAGGCCGCCTCGCGGTTGGTGGTCGGAGAGGGTGAGGGGTCCCGGGGGTCTTCGGGGCCCGCGGCCACCATGCTCCGCTCCCTGTTGCTTCACTCCCTGAGGCTCTGCGCCCAGACCGCCTCGTGCCTCGTGCTCTTCCCGCGCTTCCTCGGCACGGCCTTCATGCTCTGGCTCTTGGACTTCCTGTGCATCCGCAAGCATTTCCTGCGCCGTCGCCACCGGGGACAGCCGGAACCCGAAGTGGAGCTCAACAGTGAAGGCGAGGAGGTCCCCCCCGACGACCCACCCATCTGCGTCTCGGACGACAACCGCCTGTGCACCCTGGCGTCGCTCAAGGCCGTGTGGCATGGCCAGAAGTTGGATTTCTTCAAGCAGGCACACGAGGGCGGGCCGGCGCCCAACTCCGAGGTGGTCCTGCCTGATGGCTTCCAGAGCCAGCGCATCCTGGACTATGCGCAAGGGAGCCGCCCGCTGGTGCTCAACTTTGGCAGCTGCACCTGACCTCCGTTCATGGCGCGCATGAGCGCCTTCCAGCGCCTGGTCACCAAGTACCAGCGCGATGTCGACTTCCTCATCATCTACATCGAGGAAGCGCACCCCTCCGACGGCTGGGTCACCACAGACTCACCCTACATCATCCCACAGCATCGGAGCCTGGAGGACCGGGTCAGCGCGGCGAGGGTGCTGCAGCAAGGCGCACCTGACTGTGCTCTGGTCCTGGACACCATGGCCAACTCCAGCAGTTCGGCATATGGCGCCTACTTTGAGCGTCTTTACGTCATCCAGAGCGGCACCATCATGTACCAAGGCGGTCGTGGCCCCGACGGCTACCAGGTCTCTGAGCTGCGTACCTGGCTGGAACGCTATGATGAGGAGCTGCATGGTGCCAGGCCCCGTAGGCTGTAA